Within Dysosmobacter sp. Marseille-Q4140, the genomic segment CGGTCAGGTACTGGATGATGTCCACATCGTGGGGAAACATCTGGTCCAAGGAGGATTCCATGCCGGTGTAGAGGCTGACGGTGGTGGATACCGTCACCAGCACCATGGTGGAGAGGATGCAGATGTTGGCAAGGCCCACGGCGTTTTGCTTCATCCGGTGCAAAAGCCCTGCCACGGCGGTGAAGTGCCGGGTCTGGTAGTAGTAGCCGGGATTGGCCCGCAGGGCCTTGAGGACCGCCACGGACCCGGCGGCGAACAGGCAGTAGGTGCCGATCATCACCAGCACCACCGCCAGGAAAAACAGGACCAGGGCCTCTGTGGGATTCTGCACCTTCCAGGAGAGAAAGTAGCCGCCGCCCAGGGTCATGAGGCCCAGGACCACCAGCAGCCTCCGGGTCCTGGGTTCCCGCTCTCCCTGCGCCTCACTGTGGAGCAGCTCCACCGGCCGGGCCCGGCCCACCCGAAAGAGATTGCACACCAGGGTCAGGGCAAAGAGGACGGCAAAGAGCGAGGCGGCGGAGAAAATGGCCGGCACGCTGATCTCAAAGCCAAACTCCACCGGCAGCCGCGCGATCTGCAGCAGGAGCAGCAGCGTCAGCTTGCTGAAGAGGATGCCGGCGGCGATACCGCCCGCAATGGCCGCCAGAGCGCAATAGAGGGTCTCCCACAGGCACAGCAGGGCGATGTGGCGCTTCTCCAGCCCCAGGATGTTGTACAATCCCAGCTCCCGCTGCCGCCGCTTCATGACGAAGCTGTTGGCGTAAAGCAGCAGCACCACGGAAAACAGGGCCACCACGATGCACCCCAGGTACATCAGGCTCTGGAGGTACGCGCCCCCTCGGACGGAGGAGACGATGTCGCTCTCCGTCAGGTAGCGGAGGATATAGAACATGGCGGCGGTACCGCCGCAGGAGAGCAGGTACGGCCCGTAGTACCGGCCGTTGCGCAGCAGGTTCACCAGGGCCAGCCGGGGAAAGAATCCGGACTTACGCATGGGGGCCGCCTCCCTCCGCCAGGACCGTCAGCGTGTCGGAGATCCGGCGGAACTGGCTCTCCCGGCTCTCGCCGCCCCGGTAGATCTGGTGGTACACCTCCCCGTCCCGCAGGAACAGCACCCGGCCCGCGTGGCTGGCCGCCTTCACCGAGTGCGTTACCATCAAAATGGTCTGGCCCCCGGCGTTGACCTGGCCGAACAGGTCCAGCAGGTTGTCCGAGGCCCGGGAGTCCAGGGCGCCGGTGGGCTCGTCTGCCAGAACGATCTGGGGGTCCGTAATGAGGGCCCGGGCTACCGCCGCCCGCTGCTTCTGGCCGCCGGAGACCTCGTAGGGGTACTTGGAGAGGATGTCGGCGATGCCCAGCTGCTCCGCAATGGGCTGGAGCTTTTTCTGCATGGCGGGATAGTCGGTCCCCGCCAGCACCAGGGGCAGGAAGATATTGTCCCGGAGGGAGAAGGTGTCCAGTAGGTTGAAGTCCTGGAACACAAAGCCCAGGTGGGACCGGCGGAAGGCCGCCAGATCCCGCTCCCGGATGTCCGAGAGGGCCTTGCCGTTGAGGAACACCTCCCCGGCGGTGGGCCGGTCCAGGGCCGCCAGGATGTTCAAAAGGGTGGTCTTGCCGGAGCCGGACTCGCCCATGATGGCCACGTACTCCCCCGGCTCCACGGAAAAATTCACGTTGGACAGGGCCTGGACGGGATTGCCGCCGAAGCGGGTGGTGTAGATCTTCTGTAAATGCTGCACTTCCAGCAGTGCCATAGGCAAACGCCTCCTTGCTTGGATTGGCCCCAGTATAACAGGGGAGCCGGGCTGTCCGCCATGGTCCTGGCTTACAGTCCGGCTCCGTATCTTACAGTTTCGTAAGGTTTACTCCATGGTCCGCTTCCGGCGGCTCAGGTCCAGCCGGGCGATGGTGCCCCGGCCGGGCCGGGAGACGATGGTCAGGTCATGGCCCAGCTTCTCCGTCACCCGGCGGCTGAGGTACAGCCCGATGCCGGTGGACTTCTGCCCGGTGCGGCCGTTGTAGCCGGTGAAGCCCTTTTCAAAGATCCGGGGCAGATCCTCCTCCCGGATGCCGATGCCGCTGTCGGCAATGACCAACGTCTCCCCGTCGGCGTAGATGCGGACGGTGCCGCCGGATGGCGTGTACTTCAGCGCGTTGGACAGCAGCTGCTCCACCACGAAGGAGAGCCACTTGCCGTCGGTCAGCACCGCGCGGCCCGTCTCCCGGAAATCCAGGGCGATGTGCCTCAGGATAAACAGCCGGGCAAACTTCCGCACCGCCTGGCGCAGCAGCGCGTCCAGGTCCGTGTCGCAAAAGACGTAGTCCGTGGAGTCGCTGTCCAGCCGCAGATACCCCAGCACCATGTCCACATACTGGCCGATCTTGAGTAGCTCCGCCTCCAGCTGCTCCCGGGGCGGCGGATCCTCCTGAAGCAGCAGGCCGGCGGCGGCCATAGGGGTCTTGATCTGGTGGGCCCAGAGGGTGTAGTAGTCGGTCATGTCCTCCAGCTTGTCCCGCTCCCGGGCCAGCAGGCGGGTGCGGTGGGCGGCCACCGCCGTCAGCAGGGCCTGATAGTCCTCCTCCAGCAGATCCCCTGCGGGCGGCAGGGGCAGCACCGGCTCCTCCGCCCGGTCCAGCAGCCGCCGCAGCTCCCGGTGCCGGGCGCAAAAGCGCCGGAAGCCCAAGCCGAACAGAACTGCCCCCAGCGCCAGGCACAGCGCCGCCGCATAGCCCACCGCCTCCACCGGCAGATCGTACAGGGAGAATACCGCCGCGAACACGGCGGCGATCCCCGCCAGCAGCACCAGCAGCTTCCACTGCCGCCGCAGATAGGCCAGCAGCATCATACCGGCTCCTCCGCCAGATACCCCTCTCCCTTGCGGGTGCGGATCAGGTCCGGCAGCCCCGCCGCCTCCAGCTTCCGCCGCAGACGGCCCACGTTGACGGTGAGGGTGTTCTCATCCACAAAGCTGTCGGACTCCCACAGCCGGGTCATCAGCGCCTCCCGGCTGACGATCTGTCCCTTGCGCTCCAGCAGCATCTGCAAAATGCGCAGCTCATTCCGCGTCAGCTCCAGGCGCTGCCCACCCGCCGTCAGTGTCCCGTCGGACACGTTCAGCACCGCGCCGCCGCACCGCAGCAGCTGGGCAGGCGGTCCGAAGTCATAGGCCCGGCGCAGCATGGCCTGGACCTTGGCGGAGAGGACCTGGAGGTCAAAGGGCTTGGAGAGCAGGTCGTCACCGCCCAGCTGCATGGCCATGACGGTGTTGACGCTGTCCCCGGCGGAGGTCAGAAACAAAATGGGCACTTTGGAGACCTTCCGGATCTCCTGACACCAGTGGTAGCCGTTGAAAAAGGGCAGGGAGATGTCCAGCAGCACCAGCTGGGGGTCGAAGTCCGTAAACTCCTGAAGCACCCGGTCAAATTCCCGGGCGCAGCGGACCGTGTAGCCCCAGCCCTCCAGATAGCGGGCCACGGCGCCGGCGATCACCTCGTCGTCCTCCACC encodes:
- a CDS encoding FtsX-like permease family protein, which encodes MRKSGFFPRLALVNLLRNGRYYGPYLLSCGGTAAMFYILRYLTESDIVSSVRGGAYLQSLMYLGCIVVALFSVVLLLYANSFVMKRRQRELGLYNILGLEKRHIALLCLWETLYCALAAIAGGIAAGILFSKLTLLLLLQIARLPVEFGFEISVPAIFSAASLFAVLFALTLVCNLFRVGRARPVELLHSEAQGEREPRTRRLLVVLGLMTLGGGYFLSWKVQNPTEALVLFFLAVVLVMIGTYCLFAAGSVAVLKALRANPGYYYQTRHFTAVAGLLHRMKQNAVGLANICILSTMVLVTVSTTVSLYTGMESSLDQMFPHDVDIIQYLTDRGDEEALLTQEELIAQVERNLSAAGRKAEQIQWYTRTDTVGYYSGNTFSLNFQEGISTRLELLTAEAYGRLTGRAAALEPDQVLVQTKNLTLPETFYIENLPFHVAGTVADFPRRNTTALVSGQSADVFLVVADESVISAIGAQSRNGLDREFRIQMDLDGTEAQKLACVDLLLNGTGGGTALNSRQDNAANLYAMYGGFLFLGIFLGLLFLLATALIIYYKQISEGYEDQRRYTILQQVGMTDREVRSSIHSQILLVFFLPLVTAGIHTAAAYPMVSKLLALFQLTSTGHYALCTAGTFAVFCAVYALVYGLTARAYRRIVA
- a CDS encoding ABC transporter ATP-binding protein, producing MALLEVQHLQKIYTTRFGGNPVQALSNVNFSVEPGEYVAIMGESGSGKTTLLNILAALDRPTAGEVFLNGKALSDIRERDLAAFRRSHLGFVFQDFNLLDTFSLRDNIFLPLVLAGTDYPAMQKKLQPIAEQLGIADILSKYPYEVSGGQKQRAAVARALITDPQIVLADEPTGALDSRASDNLLDLFGQVNAGGQTILMVTHSVKAASHAGRVLFLRDGEVYHQIYRGGESRESQFRRISDTLTVLAEGGGPHA
- a CDS encoding sensor histidine kinase, which produces MMLLAYLRRQWKLLVLLAGIAAVFAAVFSLYDLPVEAVGYAAALCLALGAVLFGLGFRRFCARHRELRRLLDRAEEPVLPLPPAGDLLEEDYQALLTAVAAHRTRLLARERDKLEDMTDYYTLWAHQIKTPMAAAGLLLQEDPPPREQLEAELLKIGQYVDMVLGYLRLDSDSTDYVFCDTDLDALLRQAVRKFARLFILRHIALDFRETGRAVLTDGKWLSFVVEQLLSNALKYTPSGGTVRIYADGETLVIADSGIGIREEDLPRIFEKGFTGYNGRTGQKSTGIGLYLSRRVTEKLGHDLTIVSRPGRGTIARLDLSRRKRTME
- a CDS encoding response regulator transcription factor, producing the protein MYRIFLVEDDEVIAGAVARYLEGWGYTVRCAREFDRVLQEFTDFDPQLVLLDISLPFFNGYHWCQEIRKVSKVPILFLTSAGDSVNTVMAMQLGGDDLLSKPFDLQVLSAKVQAMLRRAYDFGPPAQLLRCGGAVLNVSDGTLTAGGQRLELTRNELRILQMLLERKGQIVSREALMTRLWESDSFVDENTLTVNVGRLRRKLEAAGLPDLIRTRKGEGYLAEEPV